tttgattgttggggtttgtCTCTATTATTGTAagctctttaccttacaattcAAAGTGCCTTGAGGAGACTATTGTactgatttggcactatataagtAAAACTGATTTGAATTGAACTGGATAAGCATGTAGAAGTCCACATCAGAACTTTTTGGTCCATAACAGGTTTAACCAGTGACTGTTTACAAAGTGCCACTCAAAGTTTTTTTCTGTGGGCAAAATGCCATGCTCTCGAGGCAACACTGTAGAAAGCGTGGAACTGTGTACACTAAAGTTAGAATGGCCGAAGGTGCACCCCTCTATGGGTTTCCTGTCTCGCAAGTGTTGGGAAAAGGGTTTCTATTCTTCTCTCTGTctagagagaaagaggagggatATCATTTTGCAGAGCAAAGGAAAGAGAGGCTGAACAAGATAAATTAGGTGTATGACAGTCTAAGAGGTTGTGCAGAGAGAAATAGGAGTGAATTCTACAGAGCATGAATGAGAGGAGGAGACAGATCAAACGCAGAGATATATCTGCTGTATAATAGTGAGGTCAGGTCAGACAGCTACAGTGGTTGTAGTTGTCTGATGATGGAGATACAGAAAGAAGCTGAGCTCTGTTTTCCACAACTCCTCAACATTTCCTGCAGGAAGCCGACACTTCACTGGTCCAAAGCTGTGCTCCTGAACATTGTGCTGTCCTGCATCTCTCTGCTGACTGCTACTCTAAACCTTCTCGTGATTATCTCAGTCTCCTACTTCAGGCACAGATAATGTTTCTAAAActtaaactgtattttcatttaaaaaatttaacACCATGATATATTATTTAAATTGAAATGAATTTGGCACATTCTTGGTCAATTTAAACcacaatatttaatttttatacaCCTGGAGTGAGTCTTAATAATGGAcctctttacattttaaaattactaatatattcttttttgttttatttcaggaAGCTTCACACACCCAGCAACATCCTCCTACTCTCTCTTGCTGTCTCAGACTTTCTCATGGGTCTCTTGCTGATACCAGCAGAAATCCTTAGAAGGATGACCTGCTGGGTACTTGGTGATCTCAtgtgttctgtttatttttttctgactgTAAACATTACCTGTGCTTCAATAGGGAACATAGTTCTTATATCGATTGACCGTTATGTGGCTATTTGTGCCCCTCTGCATTACCCCACCAGACTGACTGTGGCAAAAATCAAACtcagtgtttgtctgtgttggtTTTATTCAACTTTCTACAGCAGTCTTTACACCAAGAATGTCGTGATTGAACCAGGCAGGTATAATTCCTGCTAtggagagtgtgtgtttttcagcagtaatattgctgttgttgttgaccttgttttattttttattcttccaGTTACTGTCATCATAGTTCTGTATATGAGAGTATTTGTGGTGGCTGTGTCTCAGGCTCGTGCCATGCGCTCTCATGTTACAGCTGTCACACTTCAGCGTTCActcaatcaaacaaacaaatctgaGCTGAAAGCAGCCAGGACTCTTGGGGTTCTGGTAGTTGTGTTTCTGGCATGCTACTGTCCATTTTATTGCTACTCTCTCGCTGATGAAAATGCTGTCAATGATCCAGCAGCGTCTTTTGTGGTCTTTGTCTTTTACTTTAACTCTTGTATAAACCCTTTGATGTATGCCCTGTTTTACCCCTGGTTTAGAAATGCTGTTAAACTTATTATCACGTTGCAGATATTCAAGCATAACACCTGTGAGGCCAACATACTATAAAAAGACTATGAACCCTGCTGCAGTAAATTGCTTTAACTCAGCAAATGGACCCATGTGGTAATCTACTGCATTACATACAAACAGAAGAAATTTTAGTTCAATTCAATAAACACTAACATTCAGATTACTTACCTTATGCCATTTTCTCATGAAAGAAATTtcaaatttatatttatattcatttataatatattatttataattatgGCTATGTTCAGACACTGAGACTTACTGAAGTCCTGGGATACTATCATTTTCATTACCAATTGCTTTATATGGAAACACTGACCTTCACTTTACATTAGGTCACACAAAACACTTAACTAGTAATTGCCTTATCTAACTATAAATTTCAAAATGAAATATGTATTTATAAAACCTCTATTAACACACTCTCAAACAATGCACTTATATattaatcattttatatataaatgtgcttctaaatatttgattattTGGACTATATAAATGATACCATGAACAAGTTATATATGAGCTTATTAGTCAAGAATAAACATTgatatctttatttataaatgacAGACTAAGGATGAGTAACACTTTATAAATGACCAGTTAGGGACTTATTAGCAGTGTTGGGaagtttacttttaaaatgtattccactacagattacagaatacatgaccccaaatgtattttgtaacgtattctgttacgttactcaattcagtattcagtattctgaatactttggagtacttaatatattatcaagctttttacaactacatgaatgtactattgctgtgtgatttattactattactgaaggatactcaccataccaataccaactagattcttaaatcttaatataaaatgagtaacagtagggtggataTTAGGTAAAGCTGCACTTTTTGCTGCAATTTTGTAGGGAAAACTATTCcacgcgtatataaaacaggccATAAAACCGTacagggacctctggctaatacgtcgggttccatGTCGGGCTCATAGCCGAAAACTACCTTTACTTTTGTTGTCTGgctcaactttgctagcgagagacagagagaggcgttgaaaggctgcttcAACAGAACtgattgtttcggaggaaaacatgaacacattgtacagttgagtcttaatagcttacttacaactgggctacaCTGCCCATAACAGTTTTTAgtgctatgcctgtaacactctgcctattgccttcatattaaatatttttttgaacaatcacttttaaaaatatttcttcatgtcATTATGTtgccgcaagtagaggtgacatgagCCGCGAGATTAAGACACATGCGTTAGAGGCTCtcaatgcgtgttttgtttgggtttccactggtgtggaattaccaaaaatagagaggggacagcctaacatatgaaacaggaaaagcctgctgtgtaatccatttatttcaacaaagtaactgtattctggaTACCACCTTTTAAAACGGTAATTGTAATTGAATGCTGTTACtcaaatttagtattttaaatacgtaacgccggtacatgtattccattactccccaacactgcttattAGTACCTGACTAATTTTTAATAGAGTGACATTATTATAAAGTTCTATCCATGATTGCAATGTCTCCGATATGCTGCTTAGAGATGGTGGTGGCTGCAGCAGattccaggaacaacatccaagataactgtccagaagagcacagtcctaaaaacagcaaagatactgccttcaagaccttcaagctcccaggcctctgatTGAGGACCTGTAGGGTTTTTCAtgagagagaagacaaatacGCTGCAAGTATACGTTTTCGCAATTTATTATCAAAACGAATAGAATTTACAAACTAAGGTCAAGGGTGAAaactaaacctaaactgggtgaactaaggctaaacataaaaaaaacataaaaaaccaTGGAACTTGAACAAGAACATAGAAACCTGACATGAAGTCCTGGCATGAATTCAAAACCCTGGAAAACATGGCATGACGTGGAAACAAGGCAGGATAACAGATGATCAGACGAGGAAAAAATGGAAACACAAAGACTAAATGCACAGAGGAGGTGATCGggaaagtggaaacacatggggaaacagctgattaGAATGAACATAAAGAAGCAACAGGGGAAGTGAAATTAAACAATGAACAAAGGACAGCAGACCTCttcaaaatgaaacaggaaacataatgagatGTGGACACGACAGCATGAGcttgacaacataagacacGCAAACATGacacacatgaaacacatgaaggggtGAAGACATAAGGGGAATCAAAGTAACAATGAACTATAACGGCAACCTAGGCGTAATAGAAATGAGCTTAGATCACCTaaagaacttaaacataaaccataaacatcaaaatatgttaaaactcaaaacactgggtcaaatgCCCCAGGATCGTAACACTTTTATTGCATGTTCTCTCATCTCCACTACATAAAAGCATACTTGATAATAACAACATTGTTTTCATTATTcattaaatctttgttgtttaaAACAATTTTGGAGCAGTGGGAGCGGCCATGTTTTTGCGCacaaaatgcattctgggacGGTGACATATATTGGTTGTCGGCAGTATAGGCGCTTTCATTCAGCTAACCTGTTGATACAGGAGAGTAACTAGCATGCCATATTGTGCAGCTTTTGGTTGTAATTTCGAGTCAAAGAGCAACAAAGGAACAGATGTAAGTCTGCACAGCTTTCctcatgagaaaaaaagaagaaagcaatGGGAAGATGGCTATGTTCTTACCATTTTAGCCCTGATGCGTTCGAGGCATTTAGTCGACCACAGTTGCTAAAAGAGcgcacaggtgtgtgtgtgtgtgtgtgtgtgtgtgtgtgtgtgtgtgtgtgtgtgtgtgtgtgtgtgtgtgtgtgtgtgtgtatatatataagtGAAGACTAAAACCAAATACAGTCCAGACAATTTTTTCCCATAAGAAGACCACGTGTCTGCGAAAAGTGAGTGAAAACCGCACTAAGTGGTATATCACTCCATGTACCTCAAATACCTCTCTAAGAGAACACATTTTGGATATGATGTGACAAACCACGCCTCCATGCTTGCTACCCTGTATCATAACAACAGTGTTGgtcagaggggccgatggcgtgatatggcagcctcgcttctgtcagtctgccccagggcaactgtggctacaactgtagcttgcctccaccagtgtgtgaatgtgagagtgaacgaatagtggaattgtaaagcgctttgggtgcctagaaaagcgctatataaatgcaatccattattattattataattataattataaacaGGGAACAGTTAAGAAAATTAATACAATTTACATAAGGGTGTAAGCATGTTATGCTTGGGGTGGGCACTATGACTAAAAAATTTAATTGATATATGAAGTTATCACAATCTGGGAAGATGTTTGAATCAAGCTACAGTGAATTCTTTGTGCTCTGCTCTTCCCAGTCATTTTTACTGAAACAATGCCAGTgttcatattaataaaaaaggtaaaataaataagatgtAGTATTATGAGGTTTTCTGAAGACATTGATAGCAGTAGTCTTCTGTGTATGACAAAAGTACAAACTCAACTAAAATGGGGATGAAAACAAAGTTATATTTTTGCCTTATAGCTCACCACTATGTTACGTTGGGAATTTTgtatcaaatatatattttgatatttatgtttttgaacaggCTGTTTATCAAGATGGGGAAAGTGTTGGGGAACCAAAGTTCAGAATTCTATTGAGCGAAGTCCACAACACATTCAGAGCAAGACCAGTGACTGTTGGAAAAGACTATCGCTACATGGCAGCTATGATGGTCAAGTAGCTGCATCATTACAAATCAACAGATTCTGATTCTTCTGattcttctgattctgattcttcttcttcttcttcttctgattcttcttcttctgattctgattcttcttctgattctgattcttcttcttcttctgattctgattcttcttctgattcttctgattctgattcttcttctgattctgattcttctgattctgattcttctgattctgattcttcttctgattctgattcttctgattctgattcttctgattctgattctgattcttctgattctgattcttctgattctgattcttcttcttcacaaaataaatatgaattcaTTCATGAAAGTCACAGTTTTTctcatttgtttgatgattttgacaaaaacaaacacaaaaacacacacatggtATGCCCTGCTCATAAAGAGAAATATCAACATTTTTCAATACAAATATTCAAGAAACATTTAGAGGATAGAGAAGTTTACCTTTTCATGTggagaaatattttttcaaataaaaatcatGATGAGCAGTGGTAGTCTGCATAAACAGTCACAGGAAAGATCTTCTTTAAATAGTCCAAAACATCAAGAGAACATCTAGAAGATGTCGGGATACCACCCATAatgtttgactgacagctgatctcTGTGCAGTGCAGAAATGAAACAGATTTACATGAAAGACTTCAGTCTATTTCAGTTTAATAAACTAAGCAGAGTCTCCATAATCATAGTAAAGCCAAAGTCCAGCATAGAGTGGCTGAGTaaatgtggtctggactctgtggaggagagtcatggtttcagagacgctgtagaaggacaaaatacctgctctgtgatccaggtacactcctactctggaggacCGAGGACCTGAAACGGGAGTTTGGATGTTGTTGTACCGAAATGTGTAACTGTTGTTGTTACAATCTAACGCCCAGGATTTGTCATTACGTCCAAACCTACATTCATTCCCTGCTCTGCTAATATTCTTGTATGCAACTGCTACATAAACTCATCTccctctccactccacctcccagtaacaacgtccagtcagactctctACTCAGGACGTGACACCATACagtgaatctgtctggatgatcaggataagACAGTTGTTGTTTcattgctgttgcttttctgctCCCCTCTGTAATAACAAAtgtttgtttgctgtgtttggatccaaTGTGATTTCAcgtgaatattttaagaatccagctctggtctttgACTCCGGTGGatctgacagtaaaacatccacttcagtgactgtcagtgagatgtttgtccattcctctctcagaatgttctgtagtttatctctgacctctgaggatgtgacagcagctaTGTCAAAGTACCTCAGAGGATGGgtattgatgctggatgagtctGTAGACacactgagtgctgacagtgaggggtagttgtgtagaaactggaTGTGATCCTCTGTATGTGAGAGCTGCTTAAGCTCAgcatctttcctcttcagctcagtaatctcctgctccagcttcacctgaagctctttgactcgactcacttcagtttcctgcaGGGATCTGATCTGCTGCTTTACATCAGATCTTTTCTGGATGAGatggatcagctcagtgaagatctTCTCACTGTGCTCCATTGTTTTATCAGCAGACTGATTGATGGGATCCAGCacctgttgaagcagcttcacatctttctctctgtcctggattctctgctggatgtaTTGTCGACTCACCTCCAGCTCTCTCTGCCTAtcagtcctttctgctgcagctgagacTGTGTCATGGTCTTTATGTTCATCCACAGggcagagataacagatactctgctgatcagtacggcagaacatcttcatcacctcatcatgacgagagcagatgttctcctggagcttcttggagggctccaccagcttgtgtttctttaatggaaCCACATCATAATGAGGCTGAAGGTGTTTCTCGCAGTAAGATGCCAGACAGACTAAACAGGACTTGAaggctttcatttttcttccagtgcagacatcacaggccacatcttcaggtccagcatagcagtgatcagcaggagcagcttggagtccagtcttcttcagttCCTCCACTAAATCTGCTAACATGGTGATTTTCACCAGGACAGGCCTCGGGGTGAAGGTCTCtctgcactgagggcagctgtagaGTTTCTAGAGCCAAACAGACTGAAGAGCAGAATTTtgtttggtccatttgattcatgtgctGATTATTAACAGCTCTGCAAGGCCGACATCTGATCAGTCAGCTGCTGATGGAGATACAAAATGAAGCTGAGCTTTGCTTTCCAGAACTCCTCAACAGTTCCTGCAGGAGGACGACACTTGTCCACTGGTCCAAAGCTGTACTGCTGTACATTGTGCTGTTCTGCATTTCTCTGATCACTGCTGCTCTAAACCTTCTGGTCATCATCTCAGTCTCCCACTTCAGGCATGAATTAACCGTTCATTTAAAACTACAGCTTTAAATTCCTACATATGTGAAAATTTAGATCAGTGGAATTAGCTAGAAAGAAGTGCAATAGATAGTTATAACTGAGCGAGATATATTTAAGTTGATAAAACCTAATCATGTTTTAATATTGAAATATTTTCACTAAAGACATCTTGTTATGATTTACACATGACATTAACACTGCTGCTTTCAACTATCATCAAAGTTACCAACATCAGACATCAGATTAATTTCTTTGCTGTAATTACAGTTTTCAAAACTTTAAGACAATGATTTGGTGAATCTGGCACATTCTTAGGATATTTAAAGCATGATTATGTTTTGAATATtggaattttaaataaaatagtttGACATTAATAATGtgcattatatattttttgtttctctgcagGCAGCTTCACACACCCActaacatcctcctcctctctctggctGTTTCAGACTTTCTTGTGGGCCTCCTATTGATGCCATTAGAAATTGTTAGAGGCATGACCTGCTGGGTACTTGGTGATCTTATGTGTTCTGTTTATATTTTCCTTACTGGCAACGTTACCTGTGCTTCAATAGGGAACATAGTTCTAATATCAGTTGACCGTTATGTGGCTATTTGTTACCCTCTGCATTATCCCACCAGAATTACTGTGCCTAGAGTCAAACTAAGTGTTTGTGTTGGTTTTATGCCATTTTCTACATCAGTCTTTATGCAAAAGACTCTGAACCAGGCAGGTATAGTTCTTGCTACGGAGAGTGTGTCCTGGTTGTCAGTGTTGTTGTAGGGATTGTTGACCTTGTTTTATCCTATTTTGTTCCAGTTACTGTCATCATAGTTCTGTATATGAGAGTGTTTGTGGTGGCTGTGTCTCAGGCTCGCGCCATGCGCTCTCATGTTACAACTGTCGCACTTCAGCGTTCATTGAATCAAACTAACAAATCTGAGTTGAAAGCAGCCAGGACTCTGGGGATTCTTGTAGTTGTGTTTCTACTGTGCTCTTGCCCATACTACTGCATCTCATTTGCAAGGGATAACTATAGCTCAGTACCATCTATTGTGTTTGGTCTGTTTTTCTTAAACTCCTCTCTAAATCCTCTGATCTATGCAATGTTCTACCCTTGGTTTAGAAAAACTGTTACACTAATTGTCACTCTACAGATCCTGCAGACTATTTCTTGTGAGGTCAATATACTGTAgaacaggggtgtccaactccaggcctttagggccagtgtcctgcaggttttagatctcaccctgggtcaacacctgaataaaaagattagttcattaccaggcctctggataacttcaagacatgttgaggaggtaatttagacATTTAAAATCACCTGTGCTGGATCAAGggcacatctaaaacctgcaggacaccggcccttgaggccgggagttggacacccctgctgtagaaCAATCtgttttaaatagttttaaactttaaaactgaGTAAGTAAATTTGTAAGTAGATGCAATTGTcctgtatgaatgtgagcgtgaatgaataatggcattgtaaagcgctttgggtgccttgaaaagcgctatataaatccaatccattattattattattattattattattattattattttagtctCTAAATCAAGCCGTCTGTAGCACGGGACCCAATGAATGACACAGACGTGTTTGAACTgcttatttttgtatatttgaGGTGCAGCTATTTTCTGCGGTTTCAGCAAGCCAGGACGCAGGCACTCCTCATCCCCCGTCACCCCTTCAACCAACCCACTCCCTCTCACTGCAAAACATAAGAAACAGTTTCCCTCAGTTTCCCTGGCTCCGCGCCGCCCTGTGAGCTCACTGCTTCACCCCTCTGCGACAGGCCAGAGACCACACCTCCTCCACACCGTCCATTTTACTTCACGTAGAAGATTGTTGCATATAATcctacatgtttttgttttgttttttaaatattgactttaaaaaaaaaaatattgtcattAGCACAATATTACTGagtaggatttaaaaaaaaaaaaaaaaaaaaaaagtttattttagtcatagaaaaatacatttactgTGACCACATTTTCTATcacttttagtttagtttctctTAGACTTCAATGTTGATTTTAAGTGTATTCAGTTTATGACTTGTAATTAAAGAATGATTACTTGAGTGGTTTCTGTTTCCATTATAACTGCTATTCTATTTGTTTCATAAGCACAATATTACATACATAATGTTTACAGGCCAATATCAAAGACACAAAGGCCCACAGCATTAGTTACTCCATGTGACGGCAGGGTACGCTGGTGTGGTTGTGAAACTGACCCAAAAGCAGATACTAGAGAGATGAACTAAAAGTTTTAACTAAAAGTGAACTTTTATTAGCTGAAATCTAACCAAAACCCAAATACAACCAGGTTCGGGGGGGGGGGCGATCTGGAGGTAGACGGCACAAGTCCATAATTATAAAGTTCTGGAGGTTTGTCACATGGGAGGCAGGGGCTTGGCGCGCCTTGGCATGGCACGGCGCAGACACCACTTAGAGGCATGGGAAGTGAATGCAAAAAAAGAACTCAAAACTTTGTTTACAGAGAATAGAAACATCAGGGTGACGCTTAAATAAGAGCGACACTAAGTGTGATTCACTAACTCGAGGTAATAACCTAAATGCAGGTATTGAAGTACAGGTTATGCTTAGGCTATAACTTCAAATAACAATACTCAACTAGATCAACAGGTGGATGTACTGTGAATGTCTCTTAAACATACTATGAAAAAACATTAAACTCAGATCTGCTGGATCCTGGAAAAGTTGCATAAGCACAACAGAACAATCCAGAGAAATTACATAACCGGAGCCTAAATATGAAATGCCACATGAgttccaaaaacaaacaaaaaaaaccaaaaacaaaaacaacaacaacaacaacaaaaaaaaaaaaaaaaaaaaaaaaaaaaaaacaaaaaaaacacacaacccTGAGAGAACGAGGTACACGTCAGTTATTAAATCGGCAGTGAGTTAGTTGATGAAGGAGCCTTGGGGCTGTCGTGGACATGGGTTGGGAACTGACACTGGTTAATGTACAGAGGACCCCTGGAAATGGGGttgagggagagagggaggtagCATGAAACTCAAAGTCACTGAAACAAGGTGTTACAATTCCAGACGCAGCTCCCGGATATGGGTTGCATTTGCAAACAGTCTTACTTTCGACAGGTGTGGGCAAAGCATAGAGGAAGGTGATGGTCCAGGCCAGGTGTAAGTAGGTTTCCAATGTACAGTCTGAGAACATTAGTGTGCTgggcagggaggcaggcaggtgagcATGAGCGGGGGAGCTGCTAGTAGACCAGCAACTAAACACCGAGAGGGTAtggcaggggtcagcaacctttaagacccaaagagccatttggacccggtttccacagaaaagaaaacactgggagccgcaaatactttttgataTCTAAAACGAAGATAACACTGCATACATTGATTTTTACCATTATGCTTTAAGAACTatagtgtgttgcttatgaaatccatgaagtgttACAAAGAAattgaaattttatttatgtaatgaacacattttgaactcttaaaaaattataacaaaaaagaaaaacatccagtTGAAGGTCTccattaaatgaattaaaaagctgaatttaaatgatccatgtagcaaacaaaaactgagcCGTCTTTCTTATATCgcctgaattttaaaaataattggaaTAAAGCACTATGCTCCtaacaaatgaaaaatatttgcaaaatatctgcataaatatttattttacctggttaatgtgtgtatGGCGGGGCGTGGCCTGCAGTGACGCTGCAGGAGAGGTGGTCGCACCTGAGAGTcatccgcaatcacgcctcaccgccttaaagtctgtgctctctctgctgttgtgttggtgtgtgttgggctgtgTGCTGGAAAGCTAAAGCcagctgtatgcgtacagcaaccatGTTTGAAAAGTGGTCAAAGAGATGCTGAAGAGCACGTTCATgtaaacattgtcgggtctgccgtgatgtgtttacaatggTACTTCGGCTCCAGAActtctgcgcacagcgtctgcaaatcggggctgtacgaagtcactttcatctttacgcagaactgtaagctgtcatctatGAGGCTTGAGCGGTTTTTGTTATTatcatagttcatggtggagaatagcTTCTCAAATACGTATGTGGATCCAGAGATCGACAATCCACAAATTAGGCCAACTGGTAGGCCGCTTTCTTCAGAAGTAAAGCCAAATAAATCTGCCCAGGCATCATTAAATGTTCTATTTTCTtcagatatttttgttttctcacaTTTCTGCATacttggcctacctggggttgaaagtcttgAGAAATTCCATGCCGTTACAGAGGGGTATACTGgtttccgcgagtgtgactcttattttgagcgacgaaaaataataaaatatcattttatttttatatctcaaGATCAcgataatcttccaatttagaactacaagttaaaaaaaaaaaaaaaaaaaaaaaaaaaagaagaacacacactaataaaatacacttcagctaaatacttttACAATTTATTGTCCCAAACAACGGAGCTGTAGTATAAAGACTAAAGAGCTGCATGCGGCTCCAGAGCCGACCCCTGAGTTATGGCAACATGGTTACATGACATCTGGAGGCTTGACTGTGAGCAGAGGGTATAGAATTAATTCAAGTATAAATTATGTTAAGCTACTTTTACTATGACGGCCTTTACTAACGA
This DNA window, taken from Oreochromis niloticus isolate F11D_XX linkage group LG16, O_niloticus_UMD_NMBU, whole genome shotgun sequence, encodes the following:
- the LOC102078382 gene encoding tripartite motif-containing protein 29-like; translated protein: MLADLVEELKKTGLQAAPADHCYAGPEDVACDVCTGRKMKAFKSCLVCLASYCEKHLQPHYDVVPLKKHKLVEPSKKLQENICSRHDEVMKMFCRTDQQSICYLCPVDEHKDHDTVSAAAERTDRQRELEVSRQYIQQRIQDREKDVKLLQQVLDPINQSADKTMEHSEKIFTELIHLIQKRSDVKQQIRSLQETEVSRVKELQVKLEQEITELKRKDAELKQLSHTEDHIQFLHNYPSLSALSVSTDSSSINTHPLRYFDIAAVTSSEVLGPPE